One Chlamydiales bacterium DNA segment encodes these proteins:
- a CDS encoding rhomboid family intramembrane serine protease: MRLIGPLETLEHAEKFSSFLQRENIANEIEKNSEQEKFLIWVHNEDQVDVAKKWHQEFTTNPKNTFFDPPEQLVVTNTDPLLIKKQPPIKRQFATPLTTLLIVLSAFIFLYEEWTTPTPPKEIEKQLFPMAYAPPIMKDLLYDYPKAYEIGDEITKLYTPEEIQSKKTTDPKLQELIKQFQTTPYWKGLYDEFIISSQQKEISLAYHGPWFEKIQQGEWWRAFTPCLLHGNLLHILFNVMWIVILGYQIEKKINAIKTGIFILLSGIFSNTCEYFISGPNFLGLSGIVCAMAGFIWMRRKKAPWEGYLLHSSTFLFLAIYVLGMFSLELVSFFLQLFGKSSISPGIANTAHITGGLFGMFLGSFKFFAKHIPHRNHQL; encoded by the coding sequence ATGCGATTAATTGGCCCTCTTGAAACTTTAGAACATGCAGAAAAATTCTCTTCATTTCTTCAAAGAGAAAATATCGCAAATGAGATAGAAAAAAATAGTGAACAAGAAAAGTTTCTAATTTGGGTACACAATGAGGACCAAGTAGACGTTGCAAAAAAATGGCATCAAGAATTTACCACTAACCCAAAAAATACTTTCTTTGATCCACCAGAACAGCTTGTTGTTACCAACACAGATCCTCTTCTCATAAAAAAACAACCCCCAATCAAAAGACAGTTTGCAACGCCGCTCACAACACTACTCATCGTGCTTTCTGCTTTTATTTTCCTCTATGAAGAATGGACAACACCTACTCCTCCCAAAGAGATAGAAAAGCAACTTTTTCCTATGGCCTATGCCCCCCCTATCATGAAAGATCTACTTTATGATTATCCCAAAGCCTATGAAATCGGCGATGAAATTACTAAGCTCTATACTCCAGAAGAGATCCAAAGCAAAAAAACAACAGATCCTAAATTGCAAGAACTAATAAAACAATTCCAAACAACACCTTATTGGAAAGGCCTCTATGATGAATTTATTATAAGTTCTCAGCAAAAAGAAATAAGTCTTGCCTATCATGGCCCTTGGTTTGAAAAAATTCAACAAGGCGAATGGTGGCGCGCCTTTACCCCCTGTTTATTACATGGCAATTTACTCCATATTCTATTCAATGTAATGTGGATTGTTATACTGGGCTATCAAATAGAAAAAAAAATCAATGCCATTAAAACAGGCATTTTTATTCTCCTTTCGGGAATATTTTCAAATACATGTGAATATTTTATAAGCGGCCCAAATTTCTTAGGTCTTTCTGGCATTGTATGTGCTATGGCAGGATTTATCTGGATGCGAAGAAAAAAAGCTCCCTGGGAAGGCTATCTGTTACACTCCTCTACCTTTCTTTTTCTTGCCATCTATGTGCTTGGAATGTTTAGTTTAGAGCTTGTCTCTTTCTTTCTACAATTATTTGGAAAATCCTCCATCTCTCCAGGGATTGCCAATACTGCTCATATCACAGGCGGACTTTTTGGCATGTTTCTTGGATCCTTTAAGTTTTTTGCAAAACATATTCCCCATCGCAATCATCAATTATAA
- the tsaD gene encoding tRNA (adenosine(37)-N6)-threonylcarbamoyltransferase complex transferase subunit TsaD: MVLVLGIESTCDETAAAVVEDSVHILSNEIATQEDLHALYGGVIPELACRRHIDTLIPIIQKALTQAKCTLQDIDLISVAKGPGLIGALLLGVSAAKSLSLALNIPFIGVNHVEAHLYAAYMTRISEVLFPALGLVISGGHTFLIQIQEIGKYTLIGQTVDDAIGEAFDKVAAMLRLPYPGGPVVELLAKTGNENAYSFKAGSVKGKPFDFSFSGLKTNVLYAIKGQGAKKDSPLIIQESDKKNIAASFQKSALTDIVSKSLLAAKTFNCKCLLVGGGVSNNNYLKMLFTKENRDNIPLFFPEKALSLDNAAMIAGLGYHLYSKGKPADSLDLEALTRIPI, translated from the coding sequence ATGGTTCTTGTTTTAGGTATTGAAAGCACATGTGATGAAACTGCGGCTGCAGTTGTCGAAGATAGCGTGCATATCCTCTCTAATGAAATTGCAACACAAGAAGACCTCCATGCACTTTATGGCGGTGTTATTCCTGAACTTGCCTGTAGACGACATATTGACACTCTCATACCCATCATCCAAAAAGCCCTGACACAAGCAAAATGCACGCTTCAAGATATTGACCTAATCTCTGTTGCTAAGGGACCTGGATTAATTGGAGCATTACTTCTTGGAGTAAGCGCTGCAAAAAGTCTAAGCCTGGCCCTTAACATCCCCTTTATCGGTGTAAATCATGTAGAAGCACACCTTTATGCAGCCTACATGACAAGAATAAGCGAAGTCCTATTTCCTGCCTTAGGCCTTGTTATATCAGGGGGGCATACCTTTCTTATTCAAATTCAAGAGATTGGAAAATATACACTCATTGGTCAAACAGTAGATGATGCAATTGGTGAAGCGTTCGATAAAGTTGCAGCTATGCTCCGTCTTCCTTACCCAGGAGGCCCTGTTGTTGAACTTTTGGCTAAAACTGGCAATGAAAATGCCTATTCTTTTAAAGCAGGCTCTGTCAAAGGTAAACCCTTTGATTTTTCCTTTAGCGGACTCAAAACAAACGTTCTTTATGCCATCAAAGGACAAGGAGCCAAAAAAGATAGCCCACTTATCATTCAAGAATCTGACAAAAAAAATATCGCTGCCTCTTTTCAAAAATCAGCTCTCACAGACATCGTATCAAAATCTCTTCTTGCCGCTAAGACATTTAATTGCAAATGCTTACTCGTTGGCGGCGGCGTTAGCAATAATAACTATTTAAAAATGTTATTTACAAAAGAAAATAGAGATAATATCCCTCTATTTTTTCCAGAAAAAGCACTTAGCCTAGATAACGCCGCAATGATTGCAGGCCTTGGTTATCATCTTTACTCAAAGGGCAAACCTGCAGACTCCCTTGACCTGGAAGCTCTGACAAGAATACCTATCTAA
- a CDS encoding C4-type zinc ribbon domain-containing protein, translating to MQESLKVILEIQELDMKMIRLMRVKKERQKELEHINAIKADFLQQSELKEKEVLEIKKEIRVAESLIAEANAKIERLETKQNSLKKVEEFSAVSHEITAAERERTQQEQQLSDLTDRLIQEEEVLKQIQESLKSTDVSSKALEKEINESIALINKEGQGLQKERDVLKERAPEDLFKVYERLIRNKKDRVVVPIENRTCSGCHIVLTAQHENLVRRGERPVFCEHCSRLHYWLDSEMVEDTTVATKKRRRRASA from the coding sequence ATGCAAGAATCCCTCAAAGTAATACTGGAGATTCAAGAATTAGATATGAAAATGATCCGTCTGATGCGTGTTAAAAAAGAACGCCAGAAGGAATTAGAGCATATCAATGCTATCAAAGCAGACTTTTTACAGCAGTCCGAGCTAAAAGAAAAAGAAGTTTTAGAAATTAAAAAAGAGATTCGGGTTGCAGAGTCTTTAATTGCTGAAGCTAATGCAAAAATCGAGCGCCTTGAAACAAAGCAAAATTCTTTGAAAAAAGTAGAGGAATTTAGTGCTGTAAGCCATGAAATTACGGCCGCAGAAAGAGAGCGCACCCAACAAGAGCAGCAACTAAGTGATTTAACAGATCGTTTAATTCAAGAAGAAGAAGTGTTGAAGCAGATTCAAGAGAGCTTGAAGTCAACGGATGTAAGTAGCAAGGCCTTAGAAAAAGAAATTAATGAGAGTATTGCTTTAATTAATAAAGAGGGGCAAGGGCTTCAAAAAGAGCGTGATGTTCTTAAAGAAAGAGCTCCTGAAGACCTTTTTAAAGTGTATGAAAGGCTTATTCGCAATAAAAAAGATAGAGTTGTGGTTCCTATCGAAAATAGGACATGCAGTGGTTGCCACATTGTTTTGACTGCTCAGCATGAAAACCTTGTTAGAAGGGGTGAGCGTCCAGTTTTTTGTGAACATTGCTCGCGCCTGCACTATTGGCTAGATAGTGAGATGGTTGAAGATACAACTGTTGCAACTAAAAAGAGAAGACGCAGAGCATCTGCGTAA
- the dapF gene encoding diaminopimelate epimerase, with protein MASSTLSTTCKILFSKYSGAGNDFILVDDRSSLFPADDKNFIRQICHRQHGIGADGLILLQNSTKANFRFRIFNADGSEAEMCGNGVRCFAKFTQELGFKNDSFMLETMQRILQVSFIGSKVAVDMGTATNIHWDIKLQLKTGEKLLHFLDTGVPHAVLFVESLNTFDVVNAGKEIRFHPLFQPKGTNANFVEITNQNKLHIRTYERGVEGETLACGTGVTAAALTAAHIYNLPSPINVQTHSQETLTISFKKENNAFSQVIMTGNAQLIFQGNIPCK; from the coding sequence ATGGCATCGTCGACTCTTTCAACGACTTGTAAAATTTTATTTTCAAAATACTCTGGAGCCGGCAATGACTTTATATTAGTTGATGATCGCTCCTCTCTTTTTCCAGCAGACGACAAAAATTTTATCAGACAAATATGCCACCGTCAACATGGTATCGGTGCTGATGGTCTCATCCTTTTACAAAACTCTACAAAAGCAAACTTTCGTTTTCGCATTTTTAATGCCGATGGCAGTGAGGCAGAAATGTGTGGTAACGGCGTGCGCTGCTTTGCAAAATTTACTCAAGAACTTGGGTTTAAAAATGATTCATTTATGCTAGAAACAATGCAACGAATACTTCAAGTATCTTTTATCGGATCAAAAGTTGCAGTCGACATGGGCACTGCGACAAATATTCACTGGGATATTAAACTTCAACTAAAAACAGGTGAGAAGCTGTTACATTTTCTAGATACAGGAGTTCCTCATGCTGTATTATTTGTAGAGAGTTTAAATACCTTCGATGTTGTAAATGCAGGAAAAGAAATACGCTTTCACCCTCTTTTTCAACCAAAGGGAACAAATGCAAACTTTGTTGAAATAACAAATCAAAATAAACTTCACATCAGAACTTACGAGCGTGGTGTGGAAGGCGAAACGCTTGCCTGCGGGACAGGAGTTACCGCTGCAGCGCTTACTGCAGCGCATATCTACAATCTTCCAAGCCCAATTAATGTACAAACCCACTCACAAGAAACTCTGACTATCTCATTTAAAAAAGAAAATAATGCTTTTTCACAAGTAATCATGACGGGTAATGCTCAACTCATTTTTCAAGGTAATATCCCTTGCAAATAA
- a CDS encoding ATP-dependent Clp protease proteolytic subunit, with the protein MTLPNGPEDHTFKTLDDKIDHALLSARRIFFSDVVDNDTARTTIRKLWYLELKDPGKPILFIINSPGGSVDAGFAIWDQIKMITSPVTTLVTGLAASMGSILSLCAAPKRRFATKHARIMIHQPIIQGIIKGQATDLEIQAKEIKKTHDALINMYVKATGKDFKTIEKALDRDTWMTPEEALAFGLLDGIVDSFNDL; encoded by the coding sequence ATGACTCTTCCAAATGGACCTGAAGACCACACTTTCAAAACACTTGATGATAAGATCGATCATGCTCTTCTTAGTGCAAGAAGAATTTTTTTCTCCGATGTAGTGGATAATGACACTGCACGCACTACCATTCGCAAACTTTGGTACTTAGAATTAAAAGATCCTGGCAAACCTATCCTATTTATTATCAATTCACCAGGTGGATCTGTTGATGCAGGTTTTGCTATATGGGATCAAATTAAAATGATCACATCACCAGTAACCACATTAGTTACAGGCTTAGCAGCCTCCATGGGCTCTATTCTCAGTCTGTGTGCAGCTCCAAAGCGTCGTTTTGCAACAAAGCATGCCAGAATCATGATTCATCAGCCCATCATTCAAGGGATTATTAAAGGACAGGCAACAGACCTTGAAATCCAGGCTAAAGAAATAAAAAAAACACACGATGCACTCATCAATATGTATGTGAAAGCAACGGGTAAAGATTTCAAGACCATCGAAAAAGCTCTCGATAGAGACACTTGGATGACTCCTGAAGAAGCATTAGCATTTGGACTTCTAGATGGCATCGTCGACTCTTTCAACGACTTGTAA
- a CDS encoding glycine hydroxymethyltransferase, with product MTPSNFLDHYLKNTKEHDRTKAAIAYLAALDHIESSSPLISHQIIQELKDQRSYLKLIASENFSSLAVQLAMGNLLTDKYAEGYTHHRFYAGCANVDAIEDEAISQVKTLFNCEHAYVQPHSGADANLIAFWAILIERIQNKEIKKLSKKNLDELTPEEYEQIRQLLINQKLMGMSLNSGGHLTHGYKHNISSKFMQAISYEVDPKTELLDYAAIKKQALQEKPLILLAGYSAYPRKINFAIMREIADAAGAVLMADMAHFAGLVAGKAFTHEFDPIPHAHIITSTTHKTLRGPRGGIVLSNHEFSETINKGCPLVMGGPLPHVLAAKAIAFKEANQESYRYYTKKVLSNAATLAESLMEQGIRITTNGTENHLLIADLSSFNLTGRQAESVLREAHLTLNRNAIPFDPNGPWYTSGIRIGSPAMTTLGMGHDEMKEIASIIAFVLKNTKAAIHNGVVSQAKYTTSSEAINKAKTRVQDLLTRFPVYPEIQLC from the coding sequence ATGACCCCGTCCAATTTTCTTGATCACTACCTAAAAAATACTAAAGAACATGACCGAACAAAAGCTGCAATCGCTTATCTTGCGGCCCTAGACCACATAGAGTCCTCTTCTCCACTCATCTCTCACCAGATCATACAAGAGTTAAAAGACCAGCGCTCTTATTTAAAACTCATTGCCTCAGAAAATTTCTCTTCTCTTGCCGTGCAACTTGCCATGGGAAATTTACTCACCGACAAATACGCCGAGGGCTACACACATCACAGATTTTATGCAGGTTGCGCAAATGTCGATGCTATTGAAGATGAAGCTATCTCTCAGGTAAAAACTCTTTTCAATTGCGAACACGCCTACGTACAGCCACATTCTGGGGCAGATGCCAACTTGATTGCGTTTTGGGCCATACTTATCGAAAGAATACAAAATAAAGAGATTAAAAAGCTCTCCAAAAAGAACCTCGATGAACTTACACCAGAAGAATATGAACAAATAAGACAACTATTAATCAATCAAAAGCTAATGGGCATGAGCTTAAATTCTGGCGGTCACTTGACACATGGTTATAAACACAATATTTCTTCAAAATTCATGCAGGCAATAAGCTATGAAGTTGACCCCAAGACAGAGCTACTTGATTACGCAGCTATAAAAAAACAAGCACTGCAAGAAAAGCCCCTTATCCTGCTTGCAGGCTACTCTGCATATCCACGCAAGATTAATTTTGCTATCATGAGAGAAATTGCAGATGCAGCAGGTGCTGTCCTGATGGCCGATATGGCGCACTTTGCAGGGCTTGTTGCAGGAAAAGCTTTTACTCATGAATTTGATCCCATTCCACATGCACATATCATCACATCAACAACACATAAAACTCTCAGGGGACCACGTGGGGGCATTGTTCTCTCAAATCATGAATTTAGCGAAACTATCAACAAAGGCTGTCCTCTTGTTATGGGAGGGCCTCTTCCACATGTTCTTGCAGCTAAAGCAATTGCCTTTAAAGAAGCCAATCAAGAATCCTACCGCTACTATACAAAAAAGGTGCTTAGCAATGCAGCAACACTTGCAGAAAGTTTGATGGAGCAAGGCATTCGCATTACAACAAATGGCACCGAAAACCACCTTCTTATAGCAGACCTCTCCTCCTTTAATCTAACAGGAAGGCAAGCAGAAAGTGTTCTTCGAGAAGCTCATTTAACCCTAAACCGCAACGCAATTCCCTTTGATCCAAATGGTCCTTGGTATACATCTGGCATACGCATAGGCTCACCTGCCATGACAACACTTGGAATGGGACATGATGAGATGAAAGAAATTGCATCTATCATCGCCTTTGTCCTTAAAAATACAAAGGCCGCAATTCATAATGGCGTTGTAAGTCAAGCAAAGTACACAACTTCTTCAGAGGCAATTAATAAAGCCAAAACACGTGTTCAAGATCTTCTTACTCGATTTCCCGTCTATCCAGAAATCCAGCTATGCTAA
- a CDS encoding ABC-F family ATP-binding cassette domain-containing protein — protein MITLNSISKKFANRTLFDNVTITFSDGNRYGLTGPNGAGKSTLLKIIMGLESASGGTVTLPARVGILKQNIEDFKDISVIDVVMMGNQRLWKAFKERDNLYEAEMTDAVGMRLGELEEIIAEEDGYSAESNAEVLLTGMGINLEKHALKMSEIPSDEQFKVLLCQALFGEPQALLLDEPTNHLDLESISWLEKFLHNYKGALIVVSHDRHFLNSVTTHIADIDYDTIIIYPGNYDEMVCTKTQVRERAADDAKSKEKKIAQLREFVAKFGAGTRASQVQSRLREITRLQPQDLKKSNIQRPYIRFIPSDKASGKIVFNASHLSKSYGSNHVIKNFSLEVAKGDKIGVIGANGRGKSTLLKMLVGALTPDSGTVALGHQAQICYFPQEHSDLIDKKVLITSFDWLRERKKGIYDQDIRSAMGKLLFGGEDAFKNVSTLSGGETARLILAGMMLSDHNTIVLDEPNNHLDLEAVSALAWGLEEYKGTVVVASHDRDLIGTVATKIVAFENDGIHVFDGPLEEYMAKK, from the coding sequence ATGATTACTCTCAACAGCATCTCCAAAAAATTTGCAAATCGCACCCTCTTTGATAACGTAACCATCACCTTTAGCGACGGCAATCGTTATGGCCTCACAGGACCAAATGGAGCTGGTAAGTCAACACTTCTTAAAATTATTATGGGTCTTGAAAGTGCAAGCGGTGGAACTGTGACACTACCTGCACGCGTTGGTATTCTCAAGCAAAACATAGAAGATTTCAAGGATATTTCTGTAATTGATGTTGTTATGATGGGTAACCAAAGACTTTGGAAAGCCTTTAAAGAAAGAGATAATTTATATGAAGCTGAAATGACAGATGCTGTTGGAATGCGCCTTGGTGAACTTGAAGAGATCATTGCTGAAGAAGATGGCTATTCTGCAGAATCTAACGCGGAAGTACTCCTTACAGGCATGGGAATTAATCTAGAAAAACATGCACTAAAAATGAGCGAAATACCCTCTGACGAACAGTTTAAAGTGCTTCTTTGCCAAGCTCTTTTTGGTGAACCACAAGCCCTACTTCTGGATGAGCCCACAAACCACCTCGACTTAGAATCAATCAGCTGGCTAGAAAAATTTTTACACAACTACAAAGGCGCTCTCATCGTTGTAAGCCACGATCGGCACTTCCTAAATTCTGTAACTACACATATTGCGGATATCGATTATGACACCATCATCATCTATCCTGGCAACTACGACGAAATGGTATGTACAAAAACGCAGGTGCGAGAAAGAGCTGCAGATGATGCTAAATCAAAAGAAAAGAAAATTGCGCAATTGCGTGAGTTTGTCGCTAAATTTGGAGCTGGAACCAGGGCAAGTCAAGTGCAGTCTCGTCTTCGTGAAATCACACGTCTACAACCTCAGGACCTCAAAAAATCTAATATTCAACGCCCCTATATCCGCTTTATTCCGTCTGATAAGGCTTCTGGAAAAATTGTTTTTAACGCCTCCCACCTATCTAAAAGCTATGGTTCCAACCACGTAATTAAAAACTTCTCTTTAGAGGTAGCTAAAGGTGATAAAATTGGTGTCATCGGAGCTAATGGAAGAGGAAAGTCTACGCTACTAAAAATGCTTGTCGGCGCATTGACACCAGACAGCGGAACTGTTGCCTTAGGACATCAAGCACAAATTTGCTACTTTCCACAAGAGCACTCTGATCTTATCGACAAAAAAGTTCTTATCACAAGCTTTGACTGGCTTCGTGAGCGAAAAAAGGGCATCTACGACCAAGACATTCGCTCAGCTATGGGAAAACTTCTCTTTGGTGGAGAAGATGCCTTTAAAAATGTATCTACCCTCTCTGGTGGGGAAACAGCAAGGCTTATCTTAGCTGGAATGATGCTCTCTGATCATAATACAATTGTTTTAGATGAGCCAAACAACCACCTGGACCTAGAGGCTGTCTCTGCACTTGCTTGGGGCCTAGAAGAATATAAGGGAACTGTTGTTGTAGCAAGTCACGACCGTGATCTTATTGGAACTGTTGCAACAAAAATTGTAGCCTTTGAAAATGATGGCATTCATGTTTTTGATGGACCTTTGGAAGAATATATGGCCAAAAAATGA
- a CDS encoding ribonuclease Z translates to MSVRDLIILGSSSQQPTRFRNHGAYLVRWNDEGFLFDPGEGTQRQFIFANVAPPVVNRIFISHFHGDHCLGLGSMLMRLNLDKVTHPIHCYYPESGKKYFDRLRYGTIYHETIHVIEHPVSSPGLVHDDGNFKIEAAFLQHGTDNIGWRITEKDTRKFSEEALKEQGVFGPNIKQLEAKGHLEIAGKTVHIDDVSHIRPGDSIAVVIDTRYCKNAIEIAKNAKILLCESTYLEEHKELAHKHFHLTAKEAAQIAKEAHVNKLILTHFSARYQSLEGFLNEARAIFPNSDVAKDLKVFLFPKT, encoded by the coding sequence ATGAGCGTTCGTGATTTAATCATCCTTGGATCTTCTAGTCAGCAACCAACACGCTTTCGCAATCATGGAGCTTACCTTGTCCGCTGGAACGATGAAGGGTTTCTTTTTGACCCAGGAGAAGGTACGCAGCGTCAATTTATTTTTGCAAACGTAGCACCTCCTGTTGTCAATCGCATTTTTATCTCCCATTTTCATGGCGATCATTGCTTGGGTCTTGGCTCTATGCTCATGCGTTTAAACCTAGATAAGGTCACTCATCCTATCCACTGTTACTATCCAGAGAGTGGAAAAAAATATTTCGATAGACTTCGCTATGGCACCATCTATCATGAAACCATCCACGTCATAGAACATCCTGTGTCCTCACCTGGGCTTGTACACGATGATGGCAACTTCAAAATAGAGGCTGCATTTTTGCAGCATGGTACTGACAATATTGGCTGGCGTATCACCGAAAAAGACACACGTAAATTTTCAGAAGAAGCTTTAAAAGAACAAGGCGTCTTTGGACCTAATATCAAGCAATTAGAAGCAAAAGGCCATCTAGAAATTGCTGGAAAAACAGTCCATATAGACGATGTCAGTCATATACGACCTGGTGACTCCATCGCAGTGGTCATTGATACCCGTTATTGCAAAAATGCAATTGAAATTGCAAAAAACGCAAAAATCCTTCTCTGTGAAAGCACCTATCTAGAAGAGCATAAAGAACTTGCGCATAAACACTTCCATCTAACCGCAAAGGAAGCAGCTCAAATAGCAAAAGAAGCACATGTCAACAAGCTTATCCTCACCCACTTTTCAGCGCGTTATCAATCACTAGAAGGCTTTTTAAATGAAGCAAGGGCTATCTTCCCAAACAGCGATGTTGCAAAAGATTTAAAAGTCTTCCTCTTCCCCAAAACTTAA
- a CDS encoding PfkB family carbohydrate kinase, whose amino-acid sequence MKQDPTIVLNVDQQPNTVPDFNSTLAKALIKASLELHKSSKKPSALVGFDGFTDDVVAAVATRESPSEYTRIEKISDFGQRIIGSAGVSCNIEFVPLMRKIGGNAPILANALLESGHTVSFIGAIGKEGAIEPLFHEMARRCKRVISLAASSHSDAVEFNDGKVILGKHESLIHVNYETLLEHVHKTELIQLLDKADLFVSANWTMLPLMNTIWEKLQEDILPFLSKRTEGNSRHLFIDLADPAKRLNSDLKKALSLLSHWPSSHSVILGLNTSESVHVASILNIHATCSTPKETLITADTLRKRLSLHGILIHTKQFAVISTEKESATLASPFCKKPLITTGAGDNFNAGFCSGLLYQLPLKECLGLAIATAGFYIRNGKSPTTEELITFLSHS is encoded by the coding sequence ATGAAACAGGACCCAACCATAGTATTAAATGTGGATCAACAACCCAATACAGTCCCAGATTTTAATTCAACACTCGCAAAAGCCCTTATAAAGGCCTCTTTAGAACTACACAAAAGCTCTAAAAAGCCCAGCGCTTTAGTTGGTTTTGATGGTTTTACTGACGACGTTGTTGCAGCAGTTGCTACACGAGAAAGTCCGAGCGAATATACTCGCATAGAAAAAATTTCTGACTTTGGACAGCGCATCATCGGATCTGCGGGAGTAAGTTGCAACATCGAATTCGTACCTCTAATGCGAAAAATTGGTGGTAATGCACCCATCCTTGCCAATGCTCTTTTAGAAAGCGGACATACTGTTTCATTCATCGGTGCCATTGGCAAAGAGGGTGCTATAGAGCCTTTATTTCATGAAATGGCAAGGCGTTGTAAAAGAGTTATTTCACTTGCAGCAAGCAGTCACTCCGACGCTGTAGAATTTAATGATGGCAAAGTTATCCTTGGAAAGCATGAATCTCTCATTCATGTCAATTATGAAACCTTATTGGAGCATGTTCACAAGACAGAACTCATCCAGCTTCTAGATAAGGCAGACCTCTTTGTCAGTGCAAACTGGACCATGCTACCTCTAATGAATACAATCTGGGAAAAACTACAAGAAGATATTCTTCCCTTTCTCTCCAAAAGAACAGAAGGTAATTCTCGTCATCTATTTATAGACCTTGCAGACCCTGCAAAACGCTTAAATTCAGATTTAAAAAAAGCACTTAGCTTACTCAGTCATTGGCCTTCTTCTCACTCGGTCATCCTAGGGCTTAATACTTCAGAATCTGTGCATGTAGCATCCATTCTTAACATTCATGCCACTTGTTCTACGCCAAAAGAAACATTAATAACAGCTGATACTTTAAGAAAACGTCTATCTTTACATGGTATACTCATTCACACCAAGCAGTTTGCAGTCATTTCAACAGAAAAAGAGAGTGCTACTCTAGCAAGTCCATTTTGCAAAAAACCTTTAATTACGACAGGGGCTGGTGACAATTTTAATGCTGGATTTTGCAGCGGCCTTCTCTACCAACTACCTCTCAAAGAATGCTTAGGTCTTGCTATTGCAACAGCCGGATTCTACATCAGAAACGGTAAAAGCCCAACAACAGAAGAGCTCATCACCTTTCTGAGCCATTCCTGA
- a CDS encoding tyrosine recombinase XerC, which translates to MFIQAAYKFLEYLQVVKNGSIHTIRNYAIDLNSLKDYLEAKELQSEKIRYDHSYEIRDKTLDRVDFKKINKRVLRSFLASLVEASANKRTVVRRISSLRTFFKYAFKEKYIEENPMEEIDSPRLDKRIPLFLSYDQVERLFEQPNLSEYLGFRDRCMMELFYSSGLRVSELVALNREDFDAQNLLVRLKGKGKKERVIPITKNAAEWILNYLKHPERNKNIDGHLEESDAKAVFLNRLGKRLTTRSVDRKFAKYLIASGLVGTITPHTIRHTIATHWLENGMDLKTIQTLLGHSSLATTTIYTHVSTNLKKSVYDKAHPRA; encoded by the coding sequence ATGTTTATTCAGGCAGCGTATAAATTTTTAGAATATTTGCAAGTCGTAAAAAATGGGTCAATACATACGATTAGAAATTATGCAATCGACCTCAACTCTTTAAAAGACTACTTAGAGGCAAAAGAGCTGCAATCTGAAAAGATTCGTTATGATCATTCTTATGAAATACGTGATAAGACTTTAGATCGTGTTGATTTTAAGAAGATTAATAAAAGAGTTTTGCGCTCATTTCTTGCAAGTTTAGTAGAAGCAAGCGCTAACAAGAGGACAGTTGTTCGGCGCATATCTTCGCTGCGTACTTTTTTTAAATATGCATTTAAAGAAAAGTATATCGAAGAAAACCCTATGGAGGAAATAGATAGTCCAAGACTGGACAAGCGCATACCTTTATTTCTCTCGTATGATCAAGTAGAAAGGCTCTTTGAACAGCCTAATTTGAGTGAATATTTAGGGTTTCGAGACAGATGTATGATGGAACTTTTTTATAGCTCTGGCCTTAGGGTGAGTGAACTTGTTGCACTAAACCGGGAGGACTTTGATGCACAAAATTTACTTGTGCGCTTGAAGGGAAAAGGAAAAAAAGAAAGAGTGATTCCTATCACAAAAAACGCTGCAGAGTGGATTCTAAACTACCTTAAACATCCAGAGAGGAATAAAAACATAGATGGACATTTAGAAGAGAGCGATGCAAAAGCTGTATTTTTAAATAGACTCGGAAAAAGGCTTACAACGCGTTCTGTAGATCGTAAATTTGCAAAGTACCTTATTGCAAGCGGGCTTGTAGGCACCATCACACCTCACACAATACGCCATACAATAGCAACACATTGGTTAGAAAATGGTATGGACTTGAAAACTATACAAACGCTTTTGGGTCACAGCTCTCTTGCAACAACAACCATTTATACTCACGTGTCAACAAATCTTAAAAAAAGCGTTTATGATAAAGCGCACCCCAGAGCCTAA